One window from the genome of Spirosoma rhododendri encodes:
- a CDS encoding TerC family protein yields MSDLFTAESIISLLTLTFLEIVLGIDNIIFISIAANKLVPQDQGKARNIGLILAMAFRLALLTVISVVISLSKPFTHIDAGWFKADLTGQSLILFGGGLFLLYKATSEIHHKLEGGEEDTASATKGKATVSSVVTQIAITNIVFSIDSILTAIGLTQNVSIMMIAVVLSIGIMMFFAGPVGKFVNEHPTIQMLGLAFLIMIGFMLVAEGAHLSDVAFFNQHVGEVPKGYLYFAIAFSLLVEFLNIRLRKAQKPVHLHPYDGQPGRDGVI; encoded by the coding sequence ATGAGTGACCTCTTTACAGCCGAATCCATCATCAGTCTGCTTACACTGACGTTTCTGGAAATCGTACTGGGTATCGACAATATCATTTTTATTTCCATTGCCGCCAATAAACTGGTCCCGCAGGATCAGGGGAAAGCGCGCAATATCGGGCTGATTCTGGCGATGGCGTTCCGGCTCGCCCTGCTGACGGTAATCTCGGTCGTTATCTCACTCAGCAAACCCTTTACGCACATCGACGCGGGCTGGTTCAAAGCCGATCTGACGGGACAAAGCCTGATTCTGTTCGGCGGGGGTCTGTTTCTGCTCTACAAAGCGACCTCCGAAATTCACCACAAACTCGAAGGCGGTGAGGAAGATACGGCCAGCGCCACCAAAGGCAAAGCTACCGTTTCAAGCGTCGTGACGCAGATCGCCATCACCAACATCGTCTTTTCCATTGACTCCATCCTGACGGCCATAGGCCTGACGCAGAACGTATCGATCATGATGATTGCCGTTGTGCTGTCCATTGGCATTATGATGTTTTTCGCCGGTCCGGTGGGCAAATTCGTCAACGAGCACCCCACGATTCAGATGTTGGGTCTGGCGTTTCTGATTATGATTGGGTTCATGCTGGTGGCCGAAGGCGCGCACCTGTCGGACGTTGCCTTTTTCAATCAGCACGTGGGCGAAGTGCCGAAGGGATATCTGTATTTCGCTATTGCGTTCTCGCTGCTGGTCGAATTTCTCAACATCCGGCTCCGTAAAGCTCAGAAACCCGTTCACCTCCACCCCTACGACGGGCAACCGGGCCGGGACGGGGTAATCTAG
- a CDS encoding NADH-quinone oxidoreductase subunit N — MSLSDQLTDILNSLGGFGPEVWLSVAFCGLLLAELLLLRTDARTRRRWLVGLSIGSVAVAGVWSAVLGARGFLFTHLLFLDNQAVFFQLIVALSAVLVLAYEASAYGSKDQPTINRLPVEWYALIVAMTLGMFLMTLSVNLLSIYLSIELVSICSYLLTALNADRKASEGGIKYLLFGAVSSAIMLYGMSLLYGMTGTLDLTADNFGIGLSQQDAPVATVAMLLTLAGLLFKLAGVPFHVWTPDAYEAAPVPVAAFFSVAPKAAAVLVLLRLVSALPVDGSSGGTTMTVLQTPLAVLALAGILIGNLTALRQTDAKRLLAYSSIAHAGFLLVGVVALSPAGFNAVLFYSATYLFMSLGAFFLIDLLARSQGSDSLSISQFAGLGSRQPLLAVALMIVMLALTGLPPTVGFTAKLLSFTALFDAYQRSSDPWLLILFALGLLNALISLVYYLRIPFLLFFRPAQADLPAPTPLPRFAVGLSVLLALITLLLFIRPGLLTDWIGGL; from the coding sequence TTGTCTCTCTCCGATCAGCTTACCGACATTCTGAACAGCCTCGGCGGCTTTGGGCCGGAGGTGTGGCTGTCGGTGGCGTTCTGCGGGCTGCTACTGGCCGAATTGCTCCTGCTGCGGACGGATGCGCGCACACGGCGTCGGTGGCTGGTGGGGCTGAGCATCGGCAGCGTAGCCGTAGCGGGTGTCTGGTCGGCGGTGCTGGGGGCGCGGGGTTTTCTGTTTACGCACCTGCTGTTTCTGGACAATCAGGCTGTCTTTTTCCAGCTGATCGTCGCCCTGAGCGCGGTGCTGGTGCTTGCTTACGAAGCATCCGCCTACGGCTCAAAGGACCAACCAACGATCAACCGGTTGCCGGTCGAATGGTACGCGCTGATCGTGGCCATGACGCTCGGTATGTTTCTGATGACGCTGTCGGTCAACCTGCTGAGCATTTACCTGAGTATCGAACTGGTGTCGATCTGTTCGTACCTGCTGACGGCCCTCAACGCCGACCGCAAGGCGTCGGAGGGCGGTATCAAGTACTTACTGTTTGGCGCGGTCAGTTCGGCCATCATGCTCTACGGGATGTCGCTGCTCTACGGCATGACCGGCACGCTCGACCTCACCGCCGATAACTTCGGCATTGGCCTTTCGCAGCAGGACGCACCCGTGGCGACGGTGGCGATGCTGCTCACACTGGCGGGGCTGCTGTTCAAGCTGGCGGGGGTACCTTTCCACGTCTGGACACCCGACGCCTACGAAGCCGCCCCCGTACCCGTTGCTGCGTTCTTCTCCGTCGCGCCCAAAGCCGCTGCCGTGCTGGTATTGCTGCGACTGGTATCTGCCCTGCCAGTCGATGGGTCGTCGGGCGGTACGACGATGACCGTGCTGCAAACACCACTGGCGGTACTCGCCCTCGCCGGTATTCTGATCGGCAACCTGACCGCCCTGCGCCAAACCGACGCCAAACGGCTGCTGGCTTATTCGAGCATCGCCCACGCCGGTTTTCTGCTGGTGGGCGTCGTCGCGCTGAGTCCGGCGGGGTTCAACGCGGTGCTATTTTACTCGGCAACGTACCTGTTTATGTCGCTGGGCGCGTTTTTCCTGATAGACCTGCTGGCCCGCTCGCAGGGTAGCGACTCGCTTAGCATCAGCCAATTTGCCGGGTTAGGATCGCGTCAGCCGCTGCTGGCCGTAGCCCTGATGATTGTGATGCTGGCCCTGACGGGTTTGCCGCCGACGGTAGGGTTTACAGCCAAACTCCTGTCGTTTACGGCCCTGTTCGACGCGTATCAGCGCAGCAGCGACCCGTGGTTGTTGATTCTGTTCGCGCTGGGGCTGCTCAACGCGCTGATTTCGCTGGTTTATTACCTCCGAATTCCGTTTCTGCTGTTCTTCCGCCCCGCCCAGGCCGACTTACCGGCTCCTACCCCCCTGCCCCGTTTCGCCGTCGGCTTGTCGGTACTGCTGGCACTGATTACGCTGCTTCTCTTCATCCGGCCCGGTTTGCTGACTGATTGGATCGGGGGTCTGTAA
- a CDS encoding T9SS type A sorting domain-containing protein — MSVIWQNRYEPTRRFNDATNATDGQNYLITGVTTATLPSFAGILAIDPSGQPIQDLRSDRLTGDTYFFSGNALITPLPGSSPAQSVLLTTSGSSSRGNDFRLSTPGLTLSLGGTGDEAVSSLVTTPDGGFLLAGTTTSTDGEVQGKTDNTASGWIVKLAPVKPLTLNAPTYDCSTGAITFNVSGGDGSPITFSAPGISRPSLTSTTGTVEQGLRNDPKTIFIVANQSGQRATYSFDLKAFCSGTPPTTPTPTPNPPTTGGTLTLTQPTYNCSTGAITFNSTGGDGSIITYSAPGIMRSSVTSNTGVVEQGLRNDPKTILITAMQGGYSTSYSFDFKSFCSGNPTTPVTPTPPVTENGLLLTAPTYNCSTGAFTFNYTARNGSPVEFQAAGITGWTTNPNQFVDRDSRTANDVKPFTLMARQNGQVVTYTWDLKAACGRSARVAAEAGQGLQLTVKGNPVGNTAIVDISGVEGQAVQLDLLNASGHVLEQRHIEQAGVVEEQRFELQRQPTGVLFLRAQSGQQHQTVKLIKQ; from the coding sequence TTGAGCGTCATCTGGCAAAATCGATACGAGCCGACGCGCAGGTTCAATGACGCTACCAATGCTACTGACGGGCAAAACTATCTGATTACAGGAGTTACCACGGCCACACTGCCCAGTTTCGCCGGTATCCTGGCCATCGACCCCAGCGGACAGCCAATCCAGGACCTAAGAAGCGACAGACTAACAGGCGATACCTACTTTTTCAGCGGGAATGCGTTGATCACCCCGCTTCCCGGCAGTTCACCGGCTCAAAGTGTTTTGCTCACCACGTCCGGTAGCTCAAGCCGGGGTAACGATTTTCGGTTATCAACGCCTGGGTTAACCCTATCGTTGGGTGGTACGGGCGACGAAGCAGTATCTTCCCTTGTCACAACGCCAGACGGTGGTTTTCTGCTAGCGGGTACCACGACCTCTACGGATGGTGAGGTGCAGGGAAAAACGGATAATACAGCATCAGGGTGGATCGTAAAGCTAGCCCCAGTCAAACCACTAACGCTGAATGCTCCCACCTACGATTGTTCGACGGGCGCTATCACGTTCAATGTAAGTGGCGGAGACGGATCACCGATCACGTTTTCAGCGCCTGGTATCAGCCGTCCCTCGTTGACAAGTACCACCGGCACTGTCGAACAGGGATTACGTAACGACCCTAAAACGATTTTTATCGTAGCTAACCAGAGCGGTCAACGGGCTACGTACAGCTTCGATCTGAAAGCCTTCTGCAGTGGGACACCCCCAACCACGCCAACACCTACACCCAACCCACCCACGACCGGCGGTACACTGACACTGACCCAGCCAACTTACAATTGCTCGACGGGGGCGATCACCTTCAACAGCACCGGGGGCGATGGCTCGATCATTACCTACTCCGCACCGGGCATCATGCGTTCGTCGGTGACCAGTAACACCGGTGTTGTAGAACAAGGTCTGCGCAACGACCCCAAAACGATTCTGATCACGGCCATGCAAGGTGGCTACTCAACCAGCTACAGTTTCGACTTCAAGTCATTCTGTAGTGGCAACCCCACCACCCCGGTTACGCCAACACCGCCGGTAACAGAAAACGGACTGTTACTGACGGCTCCGACTTATAACTGCTCGACGGGCGCGTTTACCTTTAACTACACCGCACGTAACGGCTCACCCGTCGAATTTCAGGCTGCGGGTATCACCGGCTGGACGACTAACCCCAATCAGTTTGTCGACAGGGATTCCCGTACCGCTAACGACGTTAAGCCCTTTACGCTGATGGCTCGCCAGAATGGGCAGGTCGTCACCTACACCTGGGATTTGAAAGCCGCCTGTGGTCGGTCGGCGCGGGTCGCTGCGGAAGCCGGACAGGGGCTGCAACTGACGGTAAAAGGCAACCCGGTGGGCAACACGGCTATCGTTGACATTAGTGGTGTCGAGGGGCAGGCGGTTCAGCTTGATCTGCTCAATGCCAGCGGGCACGTACTGGAGCAGCGGCACATCGAGCAGGCCGGGGTTGTGGAGGAGCAGCGTTTCGAGTTGCAGCGTCAGCCAACGGGGGTGCTGTTCCTACGGGCGCAGAGCGGTCAGCAGCACCAGACCGTCAAGCTGATTAAACAGTAA